Genomic segment of Euleptes europaea isolate rEulEur1 chromosome 6, rEulEur1.hap1, whole genome shotgun sequence:
TCTGATCACACAAGTTGTGAAAGAGGAAGGATTAACTATCTAATGCCATTTTTCTTGTCATCAAATCaaatctgatttatggcgacccctagaaaggttttcaaggcaagagacattcagaggtggtttgccattgccttcctcggcatcaCGACTCTGATATTTCTTGGATACACAGCTGCAATTTGAAGTTTAAAAAACTGCAGAAGACGTGTCTAATCCTAATTACCTTGAGACTAGAACAAAACTATACACAGAAAACACAGATGTTCTAGTCCTGCGGTTTCCATGTAAAGAAAATATGAGGGACCACTTGCAGGGGGAAATTGACAGGTGGAATGAGGGTGGTTAACTCCTCTGTGCCCTGATTCTATCCTTCAAATGCCCCTCGCCACatagttttaactgtttttttcctcttctgggGTCCAAAATCAGAAATAATCATGGCTGAAGGAAAAAATAAGAGGAGGATGTAATCCTTTCCATTGCATCTTGTTTATAATTcattgggaggggaggaaaatggcCTGGGGGAGCATTTCCAGGGTGATCAGCAGGCAAAGAGGGGAGTTAAACACCCTTCCTTCCCACTCACTGATTTCCACCCTCCTGATGCAACCCTGGCTCCCTTTACCTTGGCAAATGCAGGACATGGAACATGTATTCGGCAATTTGGAATTCCCATTACTCTGTAACATCAGAAGTATAACATATTCTAAATTTGTATTAACAAGATCAGGGATCTTTTCTTTGCCACTGAAGGATCTACGATGGGACCAACGAGGGTTCATTCTTAGGTTCAAGAAGCATTTATATGTAAATGAACAGAAATAATTGGTATTCGTAATAAAAGAATTTCATTAGTCTTGGGGATCTAATGGTTAGAAGTCTTTGTGGTGGCAGAGCATTATATGAAATTATacgtacacatacacacaaatcaaACTTGATAAATGCATGGTGCCCTGTGAGTAGAATGTGTTCTTGAACCTTCACGCAGCCTGCTATTGTACACAGGATGCAGGGTAATTATTTCCCATTAGTAAAACTATACTGCTATAGCTCAGGGAAGGTGGGAACTGTCAGATAATCCAGGGGGCAGTACTACAGAATTtaaagtgccatcctatgcagctACTCCAGTCTTTCTTTTGAACTCTGTGGACTATAGGGTTTCCTTCTGGATAAAAGTACACTCAAGAGGCGTGGCATTTTTATGGTTATTTACAAATAAAGATTGTGGAGGAATGTACAATCTTTTCCTAAGGAAAACATCCTGCCACCCACAATATTTGTCTACTGGGTTTCCCTCTGCCAAGTGAATTTTCAGTCAAACAAATGGAGATTACACTGAGATGTGCCCGTGACAGACATAAACACAGTATGTTACCATGTTCACACACTCCCTttgcttctcttcccttcctcttcccttcaTGCATGGAGTTTTATTCAAAACTTTCTTGTATTATCAAACTTTTCCATGAAAGCCAAAAACATGCTGTTTGTACTAGAATTTATCATTAAAAAACGTTTTGGAGCAGATTATCATTGGAGCCAGATGATATCCTATAACTCCTAAAATTGACTGCATTCCAGTGACTAAGAAGTTGAGACTTGATATTGAAAGATGGAAAAAACTGAAACTGAGCTGGAAATGTGGAGGTTTGAGTGAATGGGGGGTGGGTGTACAAAGATGCTATTAagcgttaaaaaaattaaaaaaaactgtaacTGTTATCTATTGGTGTGTTgtacttttttctgtttttaagatGCCTCAAGAACAAAGCTGGTTGACGTGCTGGATAGAagcactttaaataaataaatgtggataTTCCAACAAGATTATCGCTAGTTTTCTATCTTATACTTCCTCGTTATAATCTTTGGGGAACAACTAGTTTACTGTGTAAAATATTACAGAGCAGAAAAAAGATGAAGGACAGTGGCAAGAATATACAGAATTTCTCAGTATATTATTCTGCATAACAGTTTATAAGAAACACaatctcctggtactagctggagatctcaacttccaggtactagctggatatctcctgctattacaactgatctccagccaatagagatcagttcacctggagaaaatggcctctttagcaatggtactctatggcattgaagtctttcccttccccaaaccatgaaTGTTGTTcctgaaaaaaagtttttaaaaagtttttaaaaagttaaaagttgTTTAATGACATTAATATAAGAACCTATGATTGAATGTATACTTACGTTGTCAACATATTTGATTGTAACAGTGAAACAcaattttttggaattttgatgTTGAACCTatggtacttttgtattttgattcccattatattttgggtTATTTGCATGAGAGTCAATTTCTTTGAGTTtttgggtttaacctccaggtactagctggagatctccttctattacaactgatctccagccaatagagatcagttcacctggagaaaatggccgctttagcaattggactctatggcattgaagtccctcccctacccaaacactgccctcctcaggctctgccccaaaaacctcccgccagtggcaaagagggacctgggaaccctactgggcTACCTGGGATTGCAGCCCACAATAAGCTTAGGAGTGCCTTTCCCAGCTCGCCGGCTGCCAACAGCTTCCAGTGTAGCCCAGCACATTGTCATCAGCATGCTGGTGTTCACTTTTGTCTGGGTCTCCTTTGTCCCATCATGTCTCAGTGCCACAGAAAAAGCGGCGGTAGAGATTTTTGCTATTTTAGCCTCTGGTGCTGGTTTGCTGGCATGTCTTTTCTTTCCCAAGGGCTATATAATTTTGTTGCGGACAGAGAAGAACAACAGGAACCACCTGCTGgggcaaaatagggttgccagctctgggttgggaaatgcttggagatttgggaatgaagctagggagggcagggtttggggaagagaggggcttcagtggggtataatgccatagagtccaccctccaacacagtcattttctgcaggggaactgatctgtgtagtctggagagccatcgtaattctgagagatcttcaggccccacctggaggttggcaaccttactcagaaATGAGATCTTTGGTAGCCATATGAATGAGAGATGTTAGGGGGCAGAACCCTTACTAGTTCTAATATATCATAGGGGCTCACAGAAACTTTACTGCTAAGGAGGAGCAATCATTGGTGCTCATACTCATCCGTTTATTGTGATATTAAACCTTGCATAAGGGACAGTTCAGCTACTGTATATAGAAGACATGCAGTGAAGCTATGAGTGAACATGTTTAAAGTCCAAATTAAAAAACAGTTGCCACCAAAGATGCTCTGATGAGTAAGAATGTCAAGATGACAAGTTTTTATGATGTGAGGCACCAATGCTCTTAGTTACATTTCCTTCTATGGAAAataatttatttcaatttttaaacAACCATATGCAAGTAAACAATGGCTTGAAACAGATCTATACATATACAAAACAGGTACCACACACAAGTCACATAAAAAGGCCAACCTGAACCCCATTCTGAGATGTATTGGGAGCCTTGTAACATTTTCACACatggttgctgacctccaggttaGGCCTGAcattctccctgaattacaactaatcttcagactacaggggtcagttcccctggaggaaaaggcagcttcacagggtggactctctgacatcacatccctgctaaacagcctcccctccccaaactctgccttccccaagcttcacccatgatctccagaaatttctcactGCAGGGCCTCTTTTGTCTTTATCAAGTTCCACAATTATGAAGAAGAACAGAGTCCTGTGAGGAAAAGGAAATATAAAAAAACTAAAAATTGTCACAGAACCTACGAGTATGTATCATATCCATGAAGCCACAGCTTTGCTGAGTGCAAATAGTTTCTTCTAGAAGGTATCCAAAGTTCAGAAAATTGGAAAGAAACAAGGTTTATCAGACTCATGCAGAATTTGTCAGGAGAGGGGCCACTTGTATCCAAGATTTAATGAGAAAGATAGCAATAATTACAAATTATGTCAGTTATCTCTTATCAGCCTGCTTGCAGAGACCTAATTAAGCATCATAATTTTTAAAGTAGAAAGAGAAGCCTATtacattaaataaattaattgTTCTCCAAGATGGGAAAGCTTTTACCAGGTTATGCAATTAATTGCCTGTAACAATGAGATGCTGTCTAGAAAGTGTATGTTGTAGCACCAATGAAGTAGTAAAGACCATAAACTAGTTTCAGGAATGGCTTATTTGCAAATCCACCGAAAACATTAAAAGATGATGAATCCTCTCTTGCAATGGCAACTGGTTAAGTGTTGTGGCTGAATAATACCGGTAGCctaaggaatcatagaatcatagagttggaagggaccaccagggtcatcaagtccaaccccctgcacaatgcaggaaattcacaactacctcccccctccacacccctagtgaccagaagatggccaagatgccttccctctcatcatctgcctaaggtcacagaatcagcattgctgacagatggccatctaacctcttcttaaaaacctccagggaaggagagcttaccacctcctgaggaagcctgttccactgaggaaccgctctaactgttagaaaattcttcctaatgtctaaacggaaactctttggatttaatttcaacccgttggttctggtccgaccttcttgggcaacagaaaacaactcggcaccatcctcaatatgacagcccctcaagtacttgaacatggttatcatatcccctctcagtgttctcctcttcaggctaaacatacccagctccttcaacctttcctcataggacttggtccaaAAGTATaaaaacctttcctcataggacttggtctctaggaAGTGGAAGCCTTCTTCACCTAAGGTAATAAATTGAGGTGTCGAACTTTGCATTCCTGTCTGATGTCTCAAACATGCTTTATGACAGCCAGAGTCTTCCCTTCTTTCAAGGTAGCTGAGAAAGCTTCATTGCTACCAATGTTGTTGATTTTgagagcccgtgtggtgtagtggtccgagcaggggtccccaatgtagtgcccatgagtgccatggtacccactgacacctttcctgatatCCGCCAATTATTTTTAGAAACCAAGCAGGGAAGGTAGCCCAGCAGGGCCTCAAACTAGCTGTGCAAGTTAAAATAACATTTTGGAGGCAGCTACCatcagtgttggttttattcacTCTCACAATCATCtttcccagggttttttttttttttaaattactgcttTTGTTCCCtatacttgggcttcctctgtatgTGGTTCTACCTCCTGTGATGGGCATTTTGTGGTTCGCCACACCTtttatggtggccattttgtggttgttctcacaaccttgtgtcagaattccaaaggtgcccaaaggTGTGAAAATGTTGGGTACTCCTGGGTTAGTGTGTCAgattcaacctagggttgccaactcctggctgggaaatttctagagattttgggaaagagcctagggaaggtggagtttgaggaggagatggagttcagtggggatgtgatgccatggagtccatcttccaaagctgccattttctccaggggaacttgaaGTGGTCAATCACTGTACTTCTGTGGCTAGGTTTTTAGATTTTGTAATTCACTAAAAATTATGTTACCATATATAACCAGCCACTGCAAGTGATGATACAActtattttgaattgtaaaaaaattcctttttattgtaaatagtaaaatgaaattaaaagatatatgcacaatatatTACAAGTTACAACAACTGAATATAGATCTGATATagaatataaaatacaattaCAAATCAGTTACCAGCCCAGTAACCTTACCCATCAATGATCATGCCAGGGAGAATTCTCATACAGACTGTCAGCAACATGTCTGGTGGAGAATTTCCCAATTTCTCTCAGTCTCAAGCCCCTTTATATACTTTTTTGGAGGCTGGTGTTTTGAGACCCAATAAGATTTTATTATGGGAATCTTGTAATTTTCCCAGACTTCAAAAGGCATAAAAAGACCAAACGTCCTTTTAACGAAcatctttcccaaactttgatcTCATATCAGACAAACAGATGTCAAAGGAATAACCCAAACATACTttctttctcaaaataaattcccaATTCTtacactttcatcttcaaggcttatttaccacaaaagacaaataaagTTGTTATTCTCAGGATAAACTTGTTTTTCACTACTTGGCATTATAAAAAACTTTGACTTTGTTTTGGCTATCCTCAGACTTCAAATGACTATACAATATCTGGGAACATGGTATCTGACCTTGTTCTGTGGTTTTTGTgatccaacatcctgtctcacaaacaaCTTGTTTTTCACCGGTGTCTGCCTTTCTGCAGGCTCACATCTGAAGCCTTAAATTTAACTTGGATTTTAACTCAATGCTGCAGGTTGTCAATAACCCTTACTTTTAATCATAAATGTATTGACAACTACAACAAACTGATCTCTaaccagttttaattccaggaataTTTCAGGCCCAACCTGAAGTTTGGCTACTCCAATTTTATCCCATGTCTTTAATTGCAGAGTGGAAATCAGAAGACTGTAAAGTAGCATTGATCAAAGTGTATCATATCCATCCTCCAGTGAGCTCAGCGTGGCTTATATGAGGTGCTCTTCCTTACCTCCTGTGAGgggtttaggctgagagataatgaTTTGCCAAGGCTACTCAATTAGATTTAAGATTGAGGGCTAAACTAGATATAATGCAGGTGTGGTTAGATCCTCAGTCTGTGGACATGTATCTATGTTTACTGAAATGTAGTCATAGAAGGGTGCACGTTTCTTTCAGAGCAGCACAGGGGAGCATAATCTTTTCTCCACAGGGCATTTTTCAAATCCGAACTGCTATCCTTGTAGTGCTTTTtccctggggtggggaggcaacAGATGACCGACATTCTACCACATCATGTCTAGCTTGGCTCTGTGCAGAAATTAGAGGTAtggttccaacaacaacacaattATAGCAGCTACATCACACTATAGTGTATCATGCTGCTATGAACTTCAGTACAGTTCTGAAGAATGTCTCCCCACTACACCCTTGCATAAGGAAGAAGGATGCTTCAAGCGCTTCCAAGCTACACAGCAGTTTACCTGGAAATAAAGGATTATTATGTTGATTCCTAGAAGAAAAATCCGTTTGGATGTCTGAGCTGTGGTTATTTATCCCACTGCAAACAGCTTGGTCTTAGCAATAACCCTGTATAAGGCACCCTTCACTTCTGTATTCCTCAGGCTATAGATTAAGGGGTTGAGCATAGGGGTGACTATTGCATAAAAGACAGACACTATCTTGTTGAGGTTGACTGTTGATGCAATCTTAGTGCGGACATACATGAAGAAAAGTGTCCCATAGAAGACAGACACTACAGTGAGGTGGGCAGTACAGGTTGAAAAGGCACGGCGACGCCCTGCCAAGGAGTGAATCTTTAACACTGTAGAGATAATGTAGGCATATGATACTACTATGATAAAGGAGGAAACCAGAAGCACAGCCAGGGAAACCAAGAAGTCTACCATCTCTTTCAGGGAAATGTCGGTGCATGAGAGAACAAGGAGTGGGGAAGCATCACAGAAGAAGTGGTTTATCACATTAGGGCCacaaaaagtcagctgtgacatatAGTAAATAGGTAGTGCAGGGGTGAGGAACCCTGCTAGCCATGAGCCACCAGTCAGCAGCAGACAAGTGTCACGACCTACCATTGCTTGGTAACGCAGTGGCACACAGATCGCCACATAGCGATCATAGGCCATGGCAGCTAAAAGGAAGCACTCAGTACTGCCCAAGAAGGTGAAGAGATAGAGCTGGGTCAAGCATGCAGAGTAAGTAATTGTCCTACCACTTGGGGATCCAAAGCCAACCAGCATCTTGGGCACAGTGAGAGTGGTGTAACAGATGTCCAAGCATGAAAGGTGAATGAGAAAGAAATACATAGGCGTATGCAAGTGCTTTTCCATTGCCACAACAAGGACCAGGATACCATTCTCCATCAGAGTCAGCAAATACATGACCAGgaagaaacaaaaaacaagcaaacgTCCCTCATGGATGCCTGTGAAACCCACCATGACAAACTCTGTTACCAGGGTCCAGTTCTCAGGAGGAGGCCACATCTAGAGAATGAACACAGGATTGTTAAAATATTTGTTCATGGACAGAACAGAAAACGGATTTCAAACACTCAAATGTTTGAAGTCCCatttgttataaaaatatataattttgaaTGACCCTTCCCCTCTTTTTCTGAACCCACTTCCCACAAAGTACCCAAGACAACATATCAGAAGAGTCACCGTGACATAGTAAATGCTAGTTCagggagaccagggttcaaattccAGGTCACTTATGAAATTCAGTGGGTGACTCTGGGgcagttgctctctctctctgtctaacttacctcacaagattgttgtgaggatcacaCATAAACTCTTCTGCTTAACCATGGGGTTTCCCCCAAATAAATGCAGACTCAATTTCTCAAAGTTAGGCTAAATGTTATTATAGGATTTGATTAATCCCTAAAATTTGAAGTCTTGCAGTTAACAGACAACACACAAGTATGAGGCTATTCTGACCAATCTATCCTGTCTGTCTCTGCAATTCCCTGACAAACATATCTGAACTAAAAGAGTGCCTAATCCAACCAGAACTTCTATCCAATATAATTTCAGTaactaaaccaataaagtatCTGGGAATAACATTCCCAAAAGATAATCAAGATTTGTTTACACACAACTATCAAACAGTATGGAATAAAATTGAAGGTGATCTTCAAACTTGGGCCAGATTAAAAGCTTCCTGGCTAGGTAGAATAgccatagttaaaatgaatatactcccaagactaaattttttattccAAACGATACCTATCAAAATTGCGGACAAGATACTAACatcctggcaacgaaaaatcaatagatttgtttgggacaagaaacgcccccgaataaaatttaaaattatgacagaCGAAAAGAAGAAAGGGGGCTTGGCACTTGCAAATTTAGTTATGTATCATCGAGCGGCAACTTTAGTATGGACGAAAGACTGGATCATGCAGACCAATGAAAGAAGTACCAAACTGGAACTTGCAGGATTGCATTGTGGAGTACACTATTTACTatggggaaaaactggaagaaaaacttaaaagaaattaagggtcatccaacggtagaaaacatggtgactaCTTGGCAGAAACTTAAATCAAGATTAAGTTCTAACGGTTCATTGTTAATAGCACCCTTTAATGCTTTCGGTACGATAACAGACAGAAAAAAGTATGGGAGAATACAATATCAAAACCTGGTGAAAACAGATGGCACAATTAAAAGGTTGTTGGAGATACGAGAAGAATATCAGCAGATCCCATGGTTAACTTATCACCAATTAATCTCAAGACTTAAGGAAGACTGTATAACTAGGGGAGCATTGAAGCcaaaaacagaatttgagcagataataagTAAAGCTCCTCAACACCTACTAGGTAAAATTTATAAGCTTTTGGTGAAGTATGACACGGAAGACGAACAAGTGAAGTCATgcaaaatcaaatggatggagaacttgaATGAAATGGAGGTCTGAATTGTTATGATTAACATGCAGAGGGAATAACAGTAAACACCCCACTTTCAAAGAAGAACCTTtggagtcccttccaactctatcattctggCATTGCCTCCTTTTCTGCTTTTAGCAGTTTCTGTCCTGAAGAATCTGTCA
This window contains:
- the LOC130479620 gene encoding olfactory receptor 6Q1-like codes for the protein MWPPPENWTLVTEFVMVGFTGIHEGRLLVFCFFLVMYLLTLMENGILVLVVAMEKHLHTPMYFFLIHLSCLDICYTTLTVPKMLVGFGSPSGRTITYSACLTQLYLFTFLGSTECFLLAAMAYDRYVAICVPLRYQAMVGRDTCLLLTGGSWLAGFLTPALPIYYMSQLTFCGPNVINHFFCDASPLLVLSCTDISLKEMVDFLVSLAVLLVSSFIIVVSYAYIISTVLKIHSLAGRRRAFSTCTAHLTVVSVFYGTLFFMYVRTKIASTVNLNKIVSVFYAIVTPMLNPLIYSLRNTEVKGALYRVIAKTKLFAVG